From Oryza sativa Japonica Group chromosome 4, ASM3414082v1, one genomic window encodes:
- the LOC4334885 gene encoding protein MRG1 isoform X2, giving the protein MGGSSNTNTNTRSGGGKDKHDETSPSFKEGERVLAYHGPLLYEAKILSSGFLKVQKSENKEDEWRYHVHYLGWSKSWDEWVTNDRLLKLTDENIRKQQELEKSQAVDKSVKSGRSAQHKPKGSNDAKTDKEDTKIIVKGKKRKSQPGGTEEKERKSSESLFMSHFPSTLKKQLVDDWEFVTQLGKLVKLPRSPTVDDILKKYLEHRTKKDNNRTLASSEGATTTINDSYAEILKGLRCYFDKALPAMLLYKKEQQQYTEEVKGDVSPSIIYGAEHLLRLFVKLPELLASVNMEEDALNKLQQKLLDILKFLQKNQSSFFLSAYDGGSKGTDGIKTK; this is encoded by the exons ATGGGGGGGAGCTCCAACACCAACACCAACACCAGAAGCGGCGGTGGCAAGGACAAGCACGACGAGACATCGCCGTCCTTCAAGGAGGGCGAGAGAGTGCTCGCCTACCACGGCCCCCTCCTCTACGAGGCCAAG ATTTTGTCTTCTGGATTTCTCAAGGTTCAAAAGTCCGAAAACAAGGAGGATGAGTGGCGGTATCACGTGCATTATCTT ggTTGGAGTAAGAG CTGGGATGAATGGGTCACAAATGATCGCTTACTGAAATTGACCGACGAAAATATCCGCAAACAACAAGAGCTTGAAAAGAGCCAAGCAGTTGACAAAAGTGTAAAATCTGGACGGTCAGCGCAGCATAAGCCAAAAGGTTCTAATG ATGCAAAAACTGATAAAGAGGACACCAAGATTATTG TCAAGGGGAAGAAACGCAAAAGTCAGCCTGGTGGGACTGAG gagaaagaaagaaaatcatCTGAGAGTCTCTTCATGTCACATTTTCCTTCAACACTAAAAAAACAACTTGTTGATGATTGGGAGTTTGTCACGCAGCTGGGTAAG CTTGTGAAGCTACCTCGATCCCCCACTGTCGATGATATTCTAAAGAAGTACTTGGAGCACCGAACAAAGAAGGATAACAA CAGGACGTTGGCGAGCAGCGAGGGAGCAACAACAAC GATAAATGACTCTTATGCTGAGATTTTGAAAGGATTGCGATGCTACTTTGATAAAGCATTGCCTGCAATGCTTTTATATAAGAAAGAACAACAGCAGTACACTGAAGAGGTTAAAGGTGATGTTTCGCCCTCAATTATATATGGAGCCGAGCATCTACTGCGCCTTTTTG TGAAATTGCCGGAGCTACTTGCGTCTGTTAACATGGAAGAAGATGCACTCAACAAACTACAGCAGAAATTGCTGGACATTCTCAA GTTTCTGCAGAAGAACCAGAGTTCGTTCTTCCTTTCTGCGTATGATGGTGGTTCTAAAGGTACTGATGGGATAAAGACCAAATAG